From a region of the Vibrio orientalis CIP 102891 = ATCC 33934 genome:
- a CDS encoding putative bifunctional diguanylate cyclase/phosphodiesterase: protein MENKAESTDDLMLIIEDDNPTDLPTLPSHTWRILVVDDDADVHEATKLALKGLIVEERPLELIHAYSAKEAQQCLTNERDIGVVLLDVVMETEHAGLDLVEIIRDKLELKAIRIVLRTGQPGYAPEMETIRRYDINDYRTKPELTRVRLFTILTSAIRAYKQIRNQQIMRQGLEKVVKASTELAHLHGLRMFAEGAVKQISAIIQIEPDGLICVQEPSNNQGESAQIIAAAGRYSQFVHSPLDTLDSHKIRESIMRCLESRTSLLETGLTLYFSTEQGRGLAAYVDIHRPLEDLDRHLLEVFCANLSVGFDNVLLYNKLEEQAFTDSLLRIPNLNSLLRYQLSNPKLHHSSLLALVDIDDFSAFNDSFGHKVGDLLLKAVAHRLTLAFPNCFLARGGSDVFALIGNAEEMDTRSILNVFDESFFIDSQPFKIMASVGEVELNEQDNANLAERYKDAQVALKQAKLHHRGSVIHFSKDMGQSARDRMLLLSELKEALDNNALFLMYQPKYHLESLKLTGVEALLRWRNKNGNLVPPDQFIPLAEQSGMMVNIGKFVLKQACQQFHQLLNSGFADITIAINVSPAQLEEPDFCADLKSAMQSSHIPPEQVEIEVTETIAANNLDDIQQALNRVRALGCKVAIDDFGTGFSSLSILHTLPATRLKIDRTFVDAMEQDDSIAKMIVNLGQTLGMEVTAEGIETQAQYQQLKAFNCEEGQGWLFAKAMELDELIAFLAKPMPND, encoded by the coding sequence ATGGAGAACAAGGCTGAATCAACTGACGACTTAATGCTCATCATTGAAGATGACAACCCAACAGATTTACCTACGCTACCCTCTCACACTTGGCGGATTCTTGTTGTCGATGACGATGCTGACGTCCATGAAGCGACAAAGCTTGCGCTCAAGGGATTGATTGTTGAGGAGCGGCCACTTGAATTGATACATGCCTACTCCGCTAAAGAAGCACAGCAATGCCTGACAAACGAACGTGATATTGGTGTCGTGCTCCTTGATGTGGTGATGGAAACGGAACACGCTGGCTTGGATCTAGTCGAAATCATCCGCGATAAGCTTGAGCTCAAAGCCATTCGAATCGTCTTACGTACCGGCCAACCTGGTTATGCCCCCGAAATGGAAACCATTCGGCGCTACGACATCAATGATTACCGAACGAAACCAGAGCTTACGCGAGTTCGTCTCTTTACCATCCTAACGAGTGCTATACGAGCGTATAAACAGATACGAAATCAACAAATTATGCGCCAAGGACTCGAAAAAGTCGTCAAGGCCAGTACTGAACTCGCCCACCTGCATGGTCTAAGAATGTTTGCTGAAGGAGCGGTTAAACAGATTAGCGCTATCATCCAGATCGAACCTGATGGTTTAATCTGCGTTCAGGAGCCCTCAAACAATCAAGGAGAAAGTGCCCAAATCATCGCAGCGGCTGGGCGTTATAGCCAATTTGTCCATTCACCACTCGACACGTTAGATTCGCATAAAATAAGAGAGTCAATCATGCGCTGTCTAGAAAGCCGCACCAGCCTACTTGAAACTGGGCTCACTCTCTATTTCTCCACTGAGCAGGGTAGAGGGTTGGCTGCCTACGTCGATATCCATCGTCCACTTGAAGATCTTGATCGCCACTTACTTGAAGTTTTTTGTGCCAATCTCTCCGTTGGCTTCGATAACGTGTTGCTATACAACAAATTGGAAGAGCAAGCTTTCACTGACTCATTACTTCGCATCCCCAACCTCAACAGCTTGCTTCGCTACCAACTATCAAACCCTAAGCTCCACCACTCGTCGTTACTCGCCTTAGTCGACATCGATGACTTCTCCGCCTTCAATGACAGCTTTGGTCACAAAGTTGGAGACCTCTTACTCAAAGCCGTCGCTCACCGTCTTACTTTGGCTTTTCCAAACTGCTTCCTTGCTCGTGGAGGCAGCGATGTCTTTGCCCTGATTGGTAATGCAGAAGAAATGGACACCCGTAGCATACTCAATGTCTTCGATGAGAGCTTTTTCATTGACAGTCAGCCGTTCAAAATCATGGCTAGTGTTGGTGAAGTGGAATTAAATGAGCAAGACAATGCCAATCTCGCAGAACGCTATAAAGATGCTCAAGTCGCGTTGAAACAGGCTAAGTTACATCACCGAGGCTCAGTCATTCACTTTTCCAAAGATATGGGGCAAAGCGCCAGAGATCGAATGCTTTTACTGTCAGAGCTTAAAGAAGCCTTAGACAATAATGCCCTTTTCCTCATGTACCAACCTAAGTATCACCTTGAATCGCTTAAATTAACAGGGGTTGAGGCATTACTTCGCTGGCGCAATAAAAACGGCAACTTAGTCCCTCCTGATCAGTTTATCCCGTTGGCAGAACAGTCTGGCATGATGGTGAACATTGGCAAATTCGTACTCAAACAGGCTTGCCAGCAGTTCCATCAACTTCTGAATAGTGGCTTTGCTGATATCACCATCGCAATTAACGTCTCCCCGGCTCAGTTGGAAGAACCCGACTTCTGCGCAGACCTGAAAAGCGCGATGCAATCGAGTCACATTCCCCCTGAGCAAGTCGAGATTGAGGTTACTGAAACCATCGCCGCAAACAATCTAGATGATATCCAACAAGCCTTAAACCGCGTCAGAGCGCTTGGCTGTAAAGTTGCAATTGATGATTTTGGAACGGGATTTTCCTCGCTCAGCATTCTTCATACCCTACCGGCCACACGATTAAAAATCGACCGAACTTTCGTTGACGCCATGGAACAAGATGACAGCATCGCAAAAATGATTGTCAACTTGGGCCAAACGTTAGGTATGGAAGTCACTGCCGAAGGGATTGAAACTCAAGCTCAGTATCAACAATTAAAAGCATTCAACTGCGAAGAAGGTCAAGGCTGGTTATTTGCCAAAGCAATGGAGCTTGACGAGCTCATCGCATTCCTAGCTAAGCCAATGCCGAACGACTAA